TCAGGGAATTCAGCTGCCCTGTAAGCAGGAAAATACTGACTCATTAAAGAAATGTAGCTGCTTTTTGACAGATTTTCTCTTATCCAATCAAGTATCTTTTTAACCTGACGGGCAAGGGAAGGCAAAACCAATATCCTTATTAAAAGTCCTTTATATGCAATATTATCCTTCGTCTTTAAATCTCCAACCTGCTCATACATCTTTTTCAATGCCTTTTTTGCCACATCTGGATAATCAAAAGCATTGGAATATTTTTTTGCCACATTGTTGTCAAAATATCTAAAATCCGCCAGATAGATGTCCACAAGACCTTCTAAAAGGTCAATAACCTCTTCTTTGTCATAAGAAGAGGTATTGTAAACAATAGGAATATGTAGTCCTCTTTTACGAGAGAGAAATATAGCCTCTGCTACATTGTGAACAACATGAGAAGGGGTAACGAAATTTATATTGTGCGCACCACTTCTTTGAAGGTGAAGTATTGTATCCACCAATTCATCTACTGTAATTTCCCTTCCTGTATTTCGCAACTGAGAAATGGGATAATTCTGGCAATAAACACAAGCCATATTGCAGCCTACAAAGAATATAGTGCCAGAACCATTTACTCCAGAGATGGGCGGCTCTTCCCCCAAATGCAAGGTTGCACTGGCTACCACAGGACTCCATCCTATGCCGCAAAAACCTTTTTTTTCATTTTCTCTGTCTGTTTTACATTCTCTGGGGCAAAGGATACATGTCTTTGCCATATTCTTCAGTTTCTCAATTCTTTCTCTCATCAATAAAACCTATTTTCCTTAAATAATCTTTTATTCCTTCTCTTATATTGTAAAAAGCGGAGAAATTTAATTCTTGTTTTGTTTTTTTCATGTCTGCCAATGTTTCGCACTGATAAAATCTTTCATAGGGATTGTCAATATATGTTGTTTCCTTATTTGCCTGCAAAAGTTTATTGAGAATCTCTACAACTTCATTAAATGTAGTTTTTTCACCCGTTCCTACATTGAATATCCCTTTTGCATTTGATCTCATGGCCACAATATTTGCTTCTACCACATCAAAAACATAGATAAAATCTCTAAACTGCTCACCATATTTGAATAATTTAGGATTTTTTCCTTCCTTTATCTGATGTGCAAGTTGCAATATCATACTAGAGGCTTTGCCTTTATGCTCTTCATGTGGACCATAAACATTAAAATACCTCAAACCTATAATATCTGTTCCTCTTTCTATTTCCCTTAAGGCAATTAAATCCATCATATACTTAGAAAATGCATAGGCATTTAAGGGTTTTGCCCTTTGTTCCTCTTTCATAGGAACTTCTCCCTTACCATAAACACCCGCACTGGTAGCGTAGACAAGCTTTGTATTATTCTTTCTGCAAAACTCCATTATTTTTTTAAAACCGTCCACATTGTTTCTCAACATCTCTTTATCATCTTTAAAAGTGGTATCAGTATTGGATGCCTCATGAAAAACCACATCCATTTTTTTACCAATGTTTATCTCTTCTTTAGATACATCTAATTTGATTACCTCTCCTCTAAATCCTTTTAAATTATTAAGATTTGCAGAAATGAAATTATCCACTACATAAACTTGAGCTAAATCCTGCAATTTTAAGGCTAATTGAGAACCGATAAACCCTGCCCCGCCTGTAATTAGAACATTCATTTTCCCTCCCATTCAACAGAATATTCAAATTATACCATATTTGCATAACAAAAGAAAAACAGCTATATTAATTGCATAGAGTATGAAAATATTAAAAGACAAAATAAAAATATTGAGGAGATATTCTGCATGAAAAATAGCAATACAAAGTTTATGTTTGTTATGGGTGGTGTTGTATCGTCCTTAGGTAAGGGTATTGCCTCAGCATCCACCGCTTATCTTCTTCAGTCTAGAGGAATAAACCTTATTATGCTAAAGATTGACCCTTACATAAATGTAGATCCCGGAACAATGAATCCGTATCAGCATGGTGAAGTTTATGTTTTGGATGATGGTGCAGAAACAGACCTGGATTTAGGACACTATGAACGATACACAAACCTTACCCTCACTCAAAAAAACAACTTTACTTCAGGACAGATATATCAAACCGTAATCACAAAAGAGAGAAGAGGAGATTACCTGGGAAAAACCGTCCAGGTAGTGCCACATATTACAGATGAAATAAAAAAAAGAATTTTTGATGTAGCAGAAGGAAAAGACCTGATAATAGTAGAAATCGGCGGCACAATTGGAGACATTGAAGGACAACCATTTATAGAGGCAATCAGACAAATGCGGTTTGATGTGGGAAGGGAAAACACATTGTATGTTATACTTACACTCATCCCTTATATCAGGGTATCCGGTGAACTAAAAACAAAGCCCACTCAACACAGCGTGAAGGAATTGCAATCTTTAGGTATTCAACCCGATATCATCTTGTGCAGAACAGAAAAGCCGCTAACAAACGAGATAAAGGGGAAAATTTCCTTATTCTGTAATGTAGAAAAAGAAGCAGTAATCACTGCCATAGATGTAAAAAATGTATATGAAATACCACTAAAATTCCACCAGGAGGAATTAGAAAACCTTGTCATAAAAAAACTAAATTTGAAATGCAATTCTCTTTCCATTGATGAGTGGAAAAAAATGGTGTATCGCATAAAACATCCTAAAGACACAGTAAACATAGCTTTTGTAGGAAAATACATCAAACTAAAAGAATCATATAAAAGTCTAATAGAGGCATTCGTCCACGCTGGCGCAAAACTCAATGTTCATGTAAATCTGAATTGGGTTGATGCGGAGCAAATCGATTCATCCAGCACAAAGAATATTTTATCAAACATGGATGGGATGCTTGTTCCAGGGGGCTTTGGTGAAAGAGGAATAGAAGGAAAGATCAAAGCCATTAAATATGCTCGTGAAAACAAAGTGCCTTTTTTAGGTATATGCCTGGGTATGCAATGTGCAGTTATTGAATTCGCCAGAGATGTTGCTCATCTGAACAATGCGGATTCGGAAGAATTTCGTCCTGAAGCACCACGCAAAATCATCCATTTAGCCAAAAAATGGACAAAAGATGAGAAAATTATTGAAAGAGATGAGAAAAGTGAAAAAGGAGGGACAATGCGCCTGGGTGCATATCCCTGCCAGATAAAGAAAGGAACAAAAGCTTATCAAGCTTACAACAAAGAACTAATTTATGAAAGACATAGACACCGCTATGAATTTAACAATGATTATCGCAAAGTGCTGGAAGAAAAAGGATTAATCATTTCCGGCGAATCTCCTGATGGCGAGTTTGTAGAGATTGCCGAAATCAAAAATCATCCTTTCTTTGTGGGCACTCAATTTCACCCTGAATTTAAATCCCGACCCCTTTCTCCCCATCCTCTTATCTTAGAGTTTGTAAAGAATGCGTATGAAAAGAGAAGAACTAAAGAAAAACATTCATGATGGAAATATAGAGAATTTCTACATATTCTGCGGCTCAATAGATTGGCTGAAAAAAATATACATCAAGAGATTAGAAGAAGCATTTTTAGGAAAAGATAAAAAATGTGAAAAGATAGAGCTGCAAAATGAAGAAGAATGGGAAAATATAAAGAATGACCTCTCCTCCAGCTCTTTATTTTCTCACCATCAGATCTTTCACATCATTATGAATTTTCCCATAAAAAAACTTTCCCCCATCCATTCCAAAAACCTCATTTTAATCGATACGGAAAAGTGTCTCCCTACATTTGATAAAAAATATACTGTACCTATGGAGAAAATTGGAAATGATGAATTGATAAAATATATCGAATATGTGTTCTCCAAATATAAAAAGAGCTTCAATGCTCAGCTACCGCAGTATATTGTGGATAACTTACCAGACCCTGCTTTTTTAGAAAAATTCTTAGAAAAATTAATACTATATATGGGTGAAGAAAAAGATATAGTCCGCAACACTGTAGATACATTTCTATCATTTGCCCCTCAGACCACTGCTTTAAATGTAATTCAAGCCATCTTAGACAAAGATTTACCCCGAACATTAAGCGAAATAGACAACCTCTCTTTCCTTGATATACATCCCTCCATATTGGTTGCTACTGCCGCTACAATTTTTTCCCGTATAGTAATATGCAAGGTGGCAAGCATAGAAGAAATTAAACATATGAAAGACGGATGGAAAATTTTGAAATATAAAAGAAAAGCTGATAAGATAAGCCTGGATGAACTAACAAAGCTTGTCTTGATTTTTTATGATTTTGACCTGTTTTTAAAGAAAACAGGAGAAAAAGGAGCTTACTCAATTTTGAAGGGGATGCTCATAAAATGGATAAGTACATAAATTTTGTCTTCATCGTGCACAATCATCAACCAGTGGGAAACTTTGAATCTACACTGAATGAAGCCTTTGAAAAAGCATACCGACCATTTATAGAAAGCCTGTATAATCATCCATCCATAAGAGTAGGGTTGCATTTCTCGGGCTACCTCCTTCAGTGGATATGCGAGAAAAAACCGCAATTTATAGAGAAAATCAAGGAACTTATACGCATAAAACAGGTAGAGATATTGGGAGGAACAATCTATGAAGCTGTTTTCTCTTCTATAGATGAATTTTCTCAAAGAAAACAGATTCAAAAAATGAATAATCTTATAAACAATGTATTCCATGTAAAGCCGGAGGGAATGTGGATTGCTGAAAGAGCATGGGAACCCCATATAGTTTCGGCTATCGCCAAAGAAGGCATAAAATACACCATTGTAGATGATATACACCTGAGGAGAAGTGGTATGGAAGAAAAAGATATTGCCAGAGGCTATTTCATCACAGAACATGAAGGGAATTCCCTGTTTATATTTGCAGGAAATGAAAACCTGAGATATTCCATACCATTTAAGTTGCCTCATGAAACATCCTCTTATTTAAATTCCTTTACAAAAGATTCTTTGTTGGTATTTGCAGATGATGGAGAAAAATTCGGGATATGGCCGGGAACACACAAATGGGTATACGAAGAGAAATGGCTGGAAAGATTCTGGCAAGAGATAGAAAGCTGCTCCTGGATAAAAA
This region of Deltaproteobacteria bacterium genomic DNA includes:
- a CDS encoding CTP synthase, coding for MKNSNTKFMFVMGGVVSSLGKGIASASTAYLLQSRGINLIMLKIDPYINVDPGTMNPYQHGEVYVLDDGAETDLDLGHYERYTNLTLTQKNNFTSGQIYQTVITKERRGDYLGKTVQVVPHITDEIKKRIFDVAEGKDLIIVEIGGTIGDIEGQPFIEAIRQMRFDVGRENTLYVILTLIPYIRVSGELKTKPTQHSVKELQSLGIQPDIILCRTEKPLTNEIKGKISLFCNVEKEAVITAIDVKNVYEIPLKFHQEELENLVIKKLNLKCNSLSIDEWKKMVYRIKHPKDTVNIAFVGKYIKLKESYKSLIEAFVHAGAKLNVHVNLNWVDAEQIDSSSTKNILSNMDGMLVPGGFGERGIEGKIKAIKYARENKVPFLGICLGMQCAVIEFARDVAHLNNADSEEFRPEAPRKIIHLAKKWTKDEKIIERDEKSEKGGTMRLGAYPCQIKKGTKAYQAYNKELIYERHRHRYEFNNDYRKVLEEKGLIISGESPDGEFVEIAEIKNHPFFVGTQFHPEFKSRPLSPHPLILEFVKNAYEKRRTKEKHS
- a CDS encoding radical SAM protein, with protein sequence MAKTCILCPRECKTDRENEKKGFCGIGWSPVVASATLHLGEEPPISGVNGSGTIFFVGCNMACVYCQNYPISQLRNTGREITVDELVDTILHLQRSGAHNINFVTPSHVVHNVAEAIFLSRKRGLHIPIVYNTSSYDKEEVIDLLEGLVDIYLADFRYFDNNVAKKYSNAFDYPDVAKKALKKMYEQVGDLKTKDNIAYKGLLIRILVLPSLARQVKKILDWIRENLSKSSYISLMSQYFPAYRAAEFPEINRKITEEEWEEVKETFFNLGFENGYIQER
- the rfaD gene encoding ADP-glyceromanno-heptose 6-epimerase, which gives rise to MNVLITGGAGFIGSQLALKLQDLAQVYVVDNFISANLNNLKGFRGEVIKLDVSKEEINIGKKMDVVFHEASNTDTTFKDDKEMLRNNVDGFKKIMEFCRKNNTKLVYATSAGVYGKGEVPMKEEQRAKPLNAYAFSKYMMDLIALREIERGTDIIGLRYFNVYGPHEEHKGKASSMILQLAHQIKEGKNPKLFKYGEQFRDFIYVFDVVEANIVAMRSNAKGIFNVGTGEKTTFNEVVEILNKLLQANKETTYIDNPYERFYQCETLADMKKTKQELNFSAFYNIREGIKDYLRKIGFIDERKN